The segment CGAACGCCGCCGGCTGCGGTACGCGGTGGTCTACTTGCCGGAACCCGGTCCGATGCTCACGATGATGCTGCTCCAGTTTTTTCGGACCTTCCGGCCGGAGCGACTCGTCCTGACCTTCCACGGTTCGGAGATCCTCAAGTTCGCCCACAGCCCGTGGCGCCGCGGGCTCGCCCGCCGGTTGATTCGCCACGCCAACCGGGTCACGACGCTGACCAACTACACGCAGGAGCTCCTGCTCACACATTTTCCCGAAGCGGCCAACAAGATCATGCTCACGCCCGGGGCGCTGCGCACCGATTTCGCGGTGGTGCCCACCTCGCACCAGCGACAGGGCGAAAAACTCGTGGTGCTCACCGTCGGCCGGCTGCATCCGCGCAAAGGTCAGCTGCACACGCTCAAGGCGCTGCAAATGCTGTCGCCGCACCTCCGCTCGCGGCTCGAATACTGGATCGTCGCCGGCCAGTCGCGCAGCCGCTACGAAACGCTGGTGCGCGATACGGCGCGCCGCTGCTCGGACCTCGCGGTCCGGTTCCTCGGCAACCTGCCGGACGACGAGCTCGCGGGCGTTTACGACCGGGCTGACATCTTCGCGATGACCAGCATCAACTACGGGCTTAGCGTGGAAGGTTTCGGCCTGGTTTATCTCGAGGCCGCGGCTCACGGACTGCCGGTCGTGGCGCACGACGTGGGTGGTGTCTCCGAAGCCGTCGTGCACGGCGTCACCGGCCTGCTCGTGCCGCCGCATCGTCCGGCCCAACTCGCCGCAGCGTTCGAGCAGCTCATTTATGATCCGGCGCTGCGCCAGCAACTCGGCGCAGCAGGTCGCGAATGGGCGACGCGCAACTGCTGGGAGCAATCCGCGGAAGCGCTGTTCCGGCCGCTCGTTTCCTCATGATTCAAACCCGCGCCACCGTCACGGTCCGCTACGCCGAGACCGACATGATGGGCATTGTCTACCACGCGAACTATCTGCCTTGGTTCGAGGTCGCCCGCACGCAGTTGCTCCGCGAGCAGGGTTTCCCGTACCGGCAGCTTGAGGCCGATGGCTATCGCATCCCGGTGCTGGAAGTCGCGGCGAAGTTTCGTCGGCCGGCCCTTTACGATGATACGTTGACCATCGTGGCCACGATCCGCGAAAAGCCGACCCTGCGGGTCCGGATCGACTACGAAGTGTTTCGTGACGAGGAATTGCTCGCGACGGGCAACAGTGCGCACGCTTTCTGCGATCTCAACGGCCGCCCCACCCGGCCCCCCGCGGCGTTCGTCGCCCGGATGAACGAGATCTTCGGATAGTCGGTAGGGCGCGTTATCCTTAACGCGTCGTGCTGAACTGAACGCGCCACCGCTCCGCGGCGGGTTAGGGATAACCCGCCCTACCGTCCGAAGCTTTCGCGGACGCGTCGTGCTCTTCCGCGGCGTACTCGGCCAGCACCATCGGATCGTTCTCCACGGCGCGCTGGTCGCGCAACAGCTCCGCCGCCCGCGCGACCCCGGCCAGCCGAAACACCGCCCAAACCGCGTGCGCGCGCACCAGCGGCGACGCGTGCGCCGCCAGCCGCACCAGCGCCGGCAGGAGTGAACCATCGCCGGAGTTTCCCGCCACCACGCACGCGTTCCGCAGCAATCCGGTGAATTTCACCCGCTTGATCGGCGTGCGGCGAAACACCTCCGCGAAGCGCTCGGGGGTGAGCGCCAGCAACTCGGCCAGCGTGAGATCCGCCAATTCCTGCCGCGCCACCAGCAACACTGCGCGGCCCGCCTGGGCGAACCGGTTCCACGGACACACTTCGAGGCACACGTCGCAGCCGTAAATCCGGTCGCCGATGCCGCGCCGCAGCTCGCGCGGAATCACCCCCTTGTTCTCGATTGTCTGATACGAGATGCAGCGCCGCGCATCGACCACGCCCGGTCGGGCGAACGCGTTCGTGGGACACGCGTCGAGACATCGCGTGCATTTCCCGCAGAGCAACCCGACCTCGTCGCCGACGGACGCGCCGGTCCGTCCCTGCTCCGGCCGACTCTCCCCGGCAGCGACGGTCTTTTGCAGCGGCAAATCCGGCGTGAACTCGACGCGCGTAAAAATCGCCGCGAGCAGCAGCCAGTTGCCGTGCTCCCGCGAAATCAGCATCGCGTTTTTGCCCACGAAACCGATTCCCGCGCGCGCGGCCCAGCTCCGCTCGAGCACCGGTCCGGTGTCGGTGTAGTAACGATAGTCGGTGTTCGCCACCCCGTAGAGTTCCTCGAGGGCTCGCCCCGCCGCGACGAGTCCCGGTTTCAGCGTATCGTGATAGTCTTCGTGCAGCGCATAACGCGCCCAGCGGGGCCGGCCAGCGCGAACGATGTCTCCCCGCGCATAGTTGACGCCCAGCAAAACGATCGAGCGCGCGCCCGGCAGCACGAGCTGCGGATCCGCGCGCTTCTCCACGGTGCGCTCCATCCAGGCCATCTCCGCCTGCATGCCCGCGGCGATCCAGGCGCGAAGCGGCTCGGCGCGCACTGGCTCGGTCGCCGACGCGAAACGCACCTCGTCGAAGCCCAGCGCCAGCAGCCGCCGGCGCAGTTCCTCCTGCCGCGGATCCGTCATGAATGCCGGCGCACGAATTCCGCGGCTTCGCGCCGCCACGTGCGGATGACATGCCCGGTGATCTCGCTGAGACTGCGACTGTCGGTCAGCAGCATCGTGCCCGCGCGCCGGTAAATCGGCTCGCGCTGCGCGTAGAGCGCCCGCACGCGAGCGTCCGGATCTTCGACGTTGAGCAACGGCCGGTGCCGATGGCGTGCCGTCCGCGCGAGGATGGTTTCGATCGACGCGTGCAGGCAGATCACCACGCCGCGGCTCTGCAGCAACTCCAGCATTCCCGCCGGCACGATCAGCCCGCCGCCACAGGACACCACGGCACGCTCCGCCGGGTGCCCGTTTTCGATGAACGCGCGCTCAAGCGCGCGAAATGCCGGCTCGCCGTCCTGCGTGAAGATTTCCGTGATCGGCCGGCCCTGCTGCCGCTCGATCTCCTGATCGCTGTCGATCAGCGTGAAACCGATCCGCTGCGCCACCGCCCGACCGATCGTGGTTTTGCCGGTGCCCATGAAGCCCACGAGGTAGAGGTTGACGTCCGCAGCGGTCATGCTCGCCGACAGGCAACGCTGGCCGCTCCTCCTTGCCAATCGCGAAAAACGCCCCGGCGTTCGCGCACCACCCCGACACTTCCGTCGGTTTCTGGCCACCACACCCCAGCGGTGCGTTTTCTGATTAGCCCCGCGCGCGTTTTCTTGTTCCACTCACGACCATGTGCGCTGCGACTCCCGCCCCGAACTTCACTTTCGGCAGTGACAACACCGCCGGCATTTGCCCCGAAGCCTGGGCCGGATTAACGGAGGCGAACGCCGGTTGCGTCGCCAGCTACGGCGACGATCCGTTCACCACCAAAGCCAAGGCACGGATCCGAGAGCTGTTCCAAACCGATTGCGAGGTATTCTTCGTCTTCAACGGCACCGCCGCCAACTCGCTCGCGCTCGCCGCCTGCTGCCGCAGCCCGTTCACCCGCGTGATCTGCCACGACTACTCGCACATCGACACCGACGAGTGCGGCGCGCCGGAGCTCTTTACCGGCGGGGCGAAACTGACGGCGCTGTCCGGTCCAAACGGCAAGCTGCAGCCCGCGGCAGTGGAAGGTGCGCTGCACCTGGGTCACGGGGTGCACTTTCCGAAACCCGCCGCGCTCTCGCTCACGCAATCGACCGAATGGGGCACGCTCTATACCGCGGACGAGCTCCGCGCGC is part of the Opitutus terrae PB90-1 genome and harbors:
- a CDS encoding glycosyltransferase family 4 protein, with the translated sequence MSDSATTAAPSVFLITHEFYPTRGGIATFAEEIAKATAALGYDLEVWAQAAGKEAAEKRWPFRLRRLPIKGSHDWGCQLLLGCQLIRERRRLRYAVVYLPEPGPMLTMMLLQFFRTFRPERLVLTFHGSEILKFAHSPWRRGLARRLIRHANRVTTLTNYTQELLLTHFPEAANKIMLTPGALRTDFAVVPTSHQRQGEKLVVLTVGRLHPRKGQLHTLKALQMLSPHLRSRLEYWIVAGQSRSRYETLVRDTARRCSDLAVRFLGNLPDDELAGVYDRADIFAMTSINYGLSVEGFGLVYLEAAAHGLPVVAHDVGGVSEAVVHGVTGLLVPPHRPAQLAAAFEQLIYDPALRQQLGAAGREWATRNCWEQSAEALFRPLVSS
- a CDS encoding epoxyqueuosine reductase; amino-acid sequence: MTDPRQEELRRRLLALGFDEVRFASATEPVRAEPLRAWIAAGMQAEMAWMERTVEKRADPQLVLPGARSIVLLGVNYARGDIVRAGRPRWARYALHEDYHDTLKPGLVAAGRALEELYGVANTDYRYYTDTGPVLERSWAARAGIGFVGKNAMLISREHGNWLLLAAIFTRVEFTPDLPLQKTVAAGESRPEQGRTGASVGDEVGLLCGKCTRCLDACPTNAFARPGVVDARRCISYQTIENKGVIPRELRRGIGDRIYGCDVCLEVCPWNRFAQAGRAVLLVARQELADLTLAELLALTPERFAEVFRRTPIKRVKFTGLLRNACVVAGNSGDGSLLPALVRLAAHASPLVRAHAVWAVFRLAGVARAAELLRDQRAVENDPMVLAEYAAEEHDASAKASDGRAGYP
- a CDS encoding shikimate kinase; its protein translation is MTAADVNLYLVGFMGTGKTTIGRAVAQRIGFTLIDSDQEIERQQGRPITEIFTQDGEPAFRALERAFIENGHPAERAVVSCGGGLIVPAGMLELLQSRGVVICLHASIETILARTARHRHRPLLNVEDPDARVRALYAQREPIYRRAGTMLLTDSRSLSEITGHVIRTWRREAAEFVRRHS
- a CDS encoding acyl-CoA thioesterase, which gives rise to MIQTRATVTVRYAETDMMGIVYHANYLPWFEVARTQLLREQGFPYRQLEADGYRIPVLEVAAKFRRPALYDDTLTIVATIREKPTLRVRIDYEVFRDEELLATGNSAHAFCDLNGRPTRPPAAFVARMNEIFG